The proteins below are encoded in one region of Brassica napus cultivar Da-Ae chromosome A6, Da-Ae, whole genome shotgun sequence:
- the LOC125575906 gene encoding uncharacterized protein LOC125575906 isoform X5 yields the protein MLLKQWSLRKRKDLSPLPEADTGGVTVIESSTPIAETASSKTNSALQPQDATTRACSIQYETSISLLGEDMSPPLPRLIMDLKQKIYKKQMMNLQSLLLSGFQEIVSSTKPVMLLLSTMPPIK from the exons ATGCTCTTGAAGCAATGGAGTCTCAGAAAAAGAA AAGATCTCTCTCCTTTGCCTGAAGCTGACACCGGTGGTGTTACTGTGATAGAAAGCTCGACTCCCATTGCCGAAACAGCTTCATCCAAGACGAACAGTGCGTTGCAACCACAAGATGCTACAACTAGGGCTTGTTCAATTCAGTATGAAACATCTATTTCTCTTTTAGGAG AAGATATGTCTCCTCCTCTG CCAAGACTAATAATGGATCTCAAACAGAAGATATACAAAAAGCAGATGATGAATCTACAAAGCCTGTTACTCTCAGGTTTTCAAGAGATTGTTTCTTCTACAAAGCCTGTTATGTTGTTGTTATCTACAATGCCACCAATCAAATGA
- the LOC125575906 gene encoding uncharacterized protein LOC125575906 isoform X4: MLLKQWSLRKRNLSPLPEADTGGVTVIESSTPIAETASSKTNSALQPQDATTRACSIQYETSISLLGDKDGGVIVTESSTPIAEAASSKTNNGSQTEDIQKADDESTKPVTLRFSRDCFFYKACYVVVIYNATNQMS, encoded by the exons ATGCTCTTGAAGCAATGGAGTCTCAGAAAAAGAA ATCTCTCTCCTTTGCCTGAAGCTGACACCGGTGGTGTTACTGTGATAGAAAGCTCGACTCCCATTGCCGAAACAGCTTCATCCAAGACGAACAGTGCGTTGCAACCACAAGATGCTACAACTAGGGCTTGTTCAATTCAGTATGAAACATCTATTTCTCTTTTAGGAG ACAAAGACGGTGGCGTTATTGTTACAGAGAGTTCAACTCCCATTGCAGAGGCAGCTTCTTCCAAGACTAATAATGGATCTCAAACAGAAGATATACAAAAAGCAGATGATGAATCTACAAAGCCTGTTACTCTCAGGTTTTCAAGAGATTGTTTCTTCTACAAAGCCTGTTATGTTGTTGTTATCTACAATGCCACCAATCAAATGAGTTGA
- the LOC125575906 gene encoding uncharacterized protein LOC125575906 isoform X1: MLLKQWSLRKRKDLSPLPEADTGGVTVIESSTPIAETASSKTNSALQPQDATTRACSIQYETSISLLGEDMSPPLLEADKDGGVIVTESSTPIAEAASSKTNNGSQTEDIQKADDESTKPVTLRFSRDCFFYKACYVVVIYNATNQMS, translated from the exons ATGCTCTTGAAGCAATGGAGTCTCAGAAAAAGAA AAGATCTCTCTCCTTTGCCTGAAGCTGACACCGGTGGTGTTACTGTGATAGAAAGCTCGACTCCCATTGCCGAAACAGCTTCATCCAAGACGAACAGTGCGTTGCAACCACAAGATGCTACAACTAGGGCTTGTTCAATTCAGTATGAAACATCTATTTCTCTTTTAGGAG AAGATATGTCTCCTCCTCTGCTTGAAGCAGACAAAGACGGTGGCGTTATTGTTACAGAGAGTTCAACTCCCATTGCAGAGGCAGCTTCTTCCAAGACTAATAATGGATCTCAAACAGAAGATATACAAAAAGCAGATGATGAATCTACAAAGCCTGTTACTCTCAGGTTTTCAAGAGATTGTTTCTTCTACAAAGCCTGTTATGTTGTTGTTATCTACAATGCCACCAATCAAATGAGTTGA
- the LOC125575906 gene encoding uncharacterized protein LOC125575906 isoform X3, with protein sequence MLLKQWSLRKRKDLSPLPEADTGGVTVIESSTPIAETASSKTNSALQPQDATTRACSIQYETSISLLGDKDGGVIVTESSTPIAEAASSKTNNGSQTEDIQKADDESTKPVTLRFSRDCFFYKACYVVVIYNATNQMS encoded by the exons ATGCTCTTGAAGCAATGGAGTCTCAGAAAAAGAA AAGATCTCTCTCCTTTGCCTGAAGCTGACACCGGTGGTGTTACTGTGATAGAAAGCTCGACTCCCATTGCCGAAACAGCTTCATCCAAGACGAACAGTGCGTTGCAACCACAAGATGCTACAACTAGGGCTTGTTCAATTCAGTATGAAACATCTATTTCTCTTTTAGGAG ACAAAGACGGTGGCGTTATTGTTACAGAGAGTTCAACTCCCATTGCAGAGGCAGCTTCTTCCAAGACTAATAATGGATCTCAAACAGAAGATATACAAAAAGCAGATGATGAATCTACAAAGCCTGTTACTCTCAGGTTTTCAAGAGATTGTTTCTTCTACAAAGCCTGTTATGTTGTTGTTATCTACAATGCCACCAATCAAATGAGTTGA
- the LOC125575906 gene encoding uncharacterized protein LOC125575906 isoform X2, with product MLLKQWSLRKRNLSPLPEADTGGVTVIESSTPIAETASSKTNSALQPQDATTRACSIQYETSISLLGEDMSPPLLEADKDGGVIVTESSTPIAEAASSKTNNGSQTEDIQKADDESTKPVTLRFSRDCFFYKACYVVVIYNATNQMS from the exons ATGCTCTTGAAGCAATGGAGTCTCAGAAAAAGAA ATCTCTCTCCTTTGCCTGAAGCTGACACCGGTGGTGTTACTGTGATAGAAAGCTCGACTCCCATTGCCGAAACAGCTTCATCCAAGACGAACAGTGCGTTGCAACCACAAGATGCTACAACTAGGGCTTGTTCAATTCAGTATGAAACATCTATTTCTCTTTTAGGAG AAGATATGTCTCCTCCTCTGCTTGAAGCAGACAAAGACGGTGGCGTTATTGTTACAGAGAGTTCAACTCCCATTGCAGAGGCAGCTTCTTCCAAGACTAATAATGGATCTCAAACAGAAGATATACAAAAAGCAGATGATGAATCTACAAAGCCTGTTACTCTCAGGTTTTCAAGAGATTGTTTCTTCTACAAAGCCTGTTATGTTGTTGTTATCTACAATGCCACCAATCAAATGAGTTGA